Genomic segment of Synchiropus splendidus isolate RoL2022-P1 chromosome 4, RoL_Sspl_1.0, whole genome shotgun sequence:
GTAAACAGTAAACAGAATGTGCCGAAAACAGATGCCTCTCAAGCCCAGAGTTTCAGCTGGAGCTGcgtgaaaaagaaaagacaatgttaatgaaaaaaagtaattcaCAGGAGTTAACAGAATTTATCGCTACAGTACCATGAAAACGTAATGTTCAATCCTCCTCAACACAGAATATATTTAActtatttcagtttttatttcaaattgctTTATTTTACCAAAAGATCAGAATAATCAGAATAACAATATGACAAAGGAACATTCGTCCGTACTTGAGTACTCAGCAGAAGACTTCAAACTGCGTACTAAGCATTTACTCCAACTCATTCACTTTATGGTTTGCATTGACTGGACTGGACTACCAGGGGAGGAAGGCAGGAACATTGTGCACACACCAGTGTTCACTATAAATACATCTTCTTAGAAATCATGTCAGGGTCACCATCATCACATGCAGAACATACAGAGATATCAGATCACCTGTCCGCTTCATCCTGGTGAGTGATGGCGCTGTCTGTCTTCGACCCAGATCTCACTTTACTGGGATCTGAACAGACATATAGGAAAAAATAatgtcagattaaaaaaaaaaaaaaaaagatttctgttCACTCCACCTTGGATCCAGCGGATCTGCGTGGCAGGCCCATAGCCCATTTCGTTCTTAGCAGCAATGCGGAAGACGACAGCCGGTCGATTGGAGGCAGAGAAGTCGATGTGCGCATTCTCCAACTGGGTGGAGTTGACGGAGCAAGATGTCTTGGTGCCACGGTAGATGTGGATAAACGCCAGCTCTCCTGGACGGTCGGAGCTGGCGGAGCGGCTCTTCTTCACCGCCATGTACATGGAGTACTCCAGGATGCGCCCTGATGGAGACGGAGGAGCCTCCCATGTGATGTGGACTAGATCGTTCACCTGGGCAGAGGAAGGTGGGCCACGTTGGTAAATGTAAAACATTCCACTTCATTTTCTGGGTCAGTCACCTTGTTAATCTTAACAGCCGATGGCGCTCCAGGGAATCCTGGCAGGCAGGTTTTGAACTCACTGACCGCGCTGAAGTCTCCCTGGCCGAAGCAGTTGATGCCTGCTACTCTGAACCTGTAAGTCTGACCCGGAGTCAGATCCTGCTTGTCCCGGTCTTGATAGTCCAGAGGCCCAGGCCGCTTTTTCCTCTGTGATGACCAATTGGAGGTGGCAGAGGGTTGAGAGTTTAAATGAGAGTGGAGATGACCAGTAAAGGCATATACAGTATTTtggatttttatgttttcaggaCATAAAATACCCAAACACATAACCCTCCTCAATGTTAAATATTTGGCTTGATAGCTACTTTCACAATAATACAAACAACTCCCTTCTCACCTCTTTATTGCCAGGAGGGCGGCCGGTTGCAGTCACTTCGTCAGAATCTGCCGGTAGGAAGAAGTGGCTGACTTCACTAAACAGAGTTTTAAACACGCCCACATCGTGCCACACGGCTGGACTTGCGCTTTGTTGGTGATCAAGGTTTTCTGTCAAAGCGATACAGACACCCTTAGATTGGACTTAAGTCAGATTCAACAGTCCACACAGAGAGATCGGTTTACAGGTTTACCACAGTGTTTGGAGTCTGAGCTCTTGTCTGTCTCACTCGCAGCATTCTTTTTGCCATTTATCTGTGCTTCTTTTGAACCATTGGACACTTTGGAGGATTTCTTCTGCTGTGTTGACTCATTCTAAAACCAAAAGAGGAGGAatgaacaacatttttatttatttttagaaaacGCTACTTTATCATCAACCGCCTACCAAGTATGTTGTGTCCTTGTTATGAGCAGCATCACTTTTAGGTTGAGGCACACCTGGAGAGAGACAAATGTTTACTTTCACTGTTCACCAACTTCATTGAAACAAAACAGTGTGAACCTGTGGAATCTTTATCTTTGGCTTCCTGTCCATCTGTTCTGCTCTGATCGCCCTGAGGTGCAGCAACAGACACAGGCTGAATCTGAAGCAGGTAGCAGTCTGCTGCCATCAGGGGGCGCCATGCTACATGGAGCATGCTGACCGTGGATTTGATGAGTTGCACTGCTTCAGGAGTTGTGGGCCGCTCTGAAGAAACACAAAGATAACTATTCGTTCCGATTAGACCTTTCAAAGAGACAGCATCCGCTGCGTCTCACCTGTCTCCAGGTACCAGAGATCCTTGCAGCAGACCTGGTAGTTGCAGTTCTTCCTGTAGCCATCTCGGCCACTCCAAACATACATCCTGGAACCCACACTGGCGGCACAGTGGCCAGCCCTGGCTTTTGGCCAGCTGGCATACAGGTCATCTGTCTGGGCTGCTTGACTCTGTGGCTGGGACACGATGTCATCCAGCTGCTCCGGTCCCTGACTCTGCCAGCTCATGGTGTCTGCGGGAGAAAAACATAATgttaacaaacaacaacagtctACTTCTTCAGATGACAGGAAGTGGCTTTCACCTGTGGACTCGCAAAGCAAGAGAGGAAGCAGGTCATACTGAAAGTGTTTCATAATACTACCGATCTAAAATCCTTCAGCCAGTTCGGTCTATCACAAAATCAGATTTACACGACATGATTACAGTAAACACAAAATATCGCCACAACAATAATATcacagcaacaaaataaaaaataatgttacAATCATTCAATTCATATTGAATTACACTGAACAAGTTAACGATAACTGGGTGAATTGATGAATGTCTGCTATGACTACAACATTAACTGACATAACTCATCTGTAGATGGCAGGAGTGCAACTTAATCTCGACCCCTTTAGCACCTGATAATGTCAGATATGTacagtgagacaggagagaaTAATCTCAACCTCTCAATCTCATCACCAGTTACTGAGTATCTGTTAACATTATTGACTACTGTTGACTAAAAAATTTTGACTAAAAGCAACTATTATTTACTTTGGTGACTACTATGTCACAGTGGGTGTTGATTTTGCCTTTTCATTTAAACATATAGGGAACGCACCAAGATCAAGGATGCTTAAGGAGTTTGAGCAGATCCACTCAGGTTGACTTGGACCTGATTGTTCAGATTCTGGAGCGCGAATCCAGCCGCCAAAAATAAACATCCTGCAAGCAGTATGATTCTTCATTGGTCAGGTTGCACAGTAGGGGAACATCAGCATCAATCGTTGGCGTTTCTCTCTGACCTGTTTCCAATGACAGTTGCAGAGTGAAGACTTCTGGCTGTTGGTGTGGAACCCTGTATGTTGGGTAACGACCAAACCATTGTGTCTGGAAAACAGGGTGAATGCTTGAGCTGTTTTTTGCATTTATGTTCTGGACAGCTGTAGAGTAAAGCATACCAAGATCAAGCTGCCACATGTCATTCAGCCTGTGTCCCTGCATCCCTCCAAAGATGTAAAGTTTTGGAGATCCTGCATTGGTGTACGCCACCGCTGTGTGGGACTCTCGTGCTGACGGCCCCCCACCCTTTGTGTCTGGAATGTTCCAAGCTCTGGCACCTGATCCtgactgcagctccagctcaAAGAAGTCCGCCATGTATCTGAGATTATAAGATTTGGACAGGAAAAGACACAATTCAAAGAAATACTTACATTTAAACACGGTTTCACTCAGCTGACAATAGCAGTAATACTAGTGAGAGTAGAGGTTTATAATAGTAAGACATGCTCAAATATAGAGCTGAAAGAGGAatgaattcaaaagaaaaagaatcaaaacTTTTAAAAGAAACTAAATTTGATCAAACCATTGACATATTACACATTCCAGTTAAGTGGAATCTCACCCATTGGGAACCACATTTAGGGAATAACAAAAAGTGCGGAAGAACTGACATTATCTACCACACCTTGGAATATTTCCATTGGGATCATCACTGTCATTGGCCATTCCTCCAAACAAATAACATTTGTTGCCCGCCAGGGTGAAGCTATGCCCAATCCGAGGGCACGGGGGTGAACCATTCCGAGGCACTCGAGGTTTTAACTTCTTCCACAGCCACCTGCTAGCCTGGGGAGGAAATTGTTCTATATTCAATATGAACACATTTGGAAGCGATGAATTCAACAGTTGCAGGGCAGACCTACCTGAAGTTCATAAAGGTTGTTAGTGTATTTGCCAAACTCCACCATGCCACCAAATACAAGTATTCTTGTACCTTCACATACAAAGCCATGGGACGCACAGCCAGGTGGGATATCGCCCCTCACGGCAGGAAGGAACCACTGCTTTGATACTGCAATAAAATAAGGGACTATATGAGGCATACGAGAGTCGATAACACAGACCATTCTCCTGCATCAGCAGTTATACTTTCAGGATAGATTAGTCACTCTCGCTTTACAATATGTGCATCATAACATCATATCCTCATCACATACTCTCTAGCTTACTCTTTAAATTACAGAAACTGAATCATCCGGCAGGTTTAAGTCATTTTTCACCTATGTTTTAATGATAATTAAGAATGAGAGCAAGAATCGCGTCAGCGATTTATCATTGTagaacagaaaaatgtaaatttatAGATGTAAAACTAGATGTAAAGATATAttcattttaggagagagatcCAGGACAACATGGACACGTCAACTGTTCCATCAGACATCACACGTTCTCAACAATTTAGAGTCATCGTTTTATCGACATACAAGCTCCACCCAATGGCAGGTTCAGCCCAACCAAAGCCAGAGTTGTCTCTGACTGCATTCGAATCCGCAACCGTCATACAATCAACACCATCCgaattcaacaaaaaaatagaactgtcctaaatatatttattgaatcGAACAAGAGTAATATGGATAACAGTTTTAATGCCTGAAAGTTGCTTAAATTGCTAAAATGCTTCGATCCCAATGATATATTCTTTTGTTTAATGACCTGAACTTATGTCGATATAATTCGATCTGCAAGAAAACGTACTTCAATCAGATCTTATATTATTTATGGTTTTAAAGGCGAACGCTGACAATAGGTGACCGGAGAACGTCAAGTTGCTTAGTCGAGATGCTAAAAACATTAGCCGCTAGGCTGCTAAGCTACCGTTAGTTAGCTCACCCGTGTTGTAAACATGGAGGTCCTCAGCTATTCCTTCATTCCCACCGCCGAAAACAATTATCAGTTCCCGTATGGCGACCGCCCGGTGCCCGTGCCGCGACCTCGGTATCACTCCCGTCACGGAGTGAACTTTTCGCCATCGCGTCTCCATTGTACAGACACAGCCGCAGGAGAAGACAAAATTTGCCGCTGTTGACGTCCCAAGGAAGGGGCGGGGCTTAAGTCGAGTCAAAGTTGTTTAAGCGCAAGAAGATGTCTCACTCTTGACCGATTTTGAGGAATTATGTTGAAAATTAAGATCCTTCTGTACACAAATTATATCACAGTTTCGTGAGCTATCTCCCACACATCTGTCCTAAAATCTAAAAGCTATAAGTAAACTATAAAAGATCGACGCGACTGAGTGTTCTATTACACATAAATGACTCAATGACGATTAAGAGTGTAACCTCTCTAAAATGTCGTCTCACTGGCAGTTCATTGACCTCGGTGTCACAGCAGTACGTAAAAAGCCTGCTAAATTGATAAATGTCGCCCAAGATATTGCCATTCATTAATGCATAgtcttttgttatttaaaaaatgatgacaaagcTCGCTTTTTCTGACTGATTTAAC
This window contains:
- the hcfc2 gene encoding host cell factor 2 isoform X1 encodes the protein METRWRKVHSVTGVIPRSRHGHRAVAIRELIIVFGGGNEGIAEDLHVYNTVSKQWFLPAVRGDIPPGCASHGFVCEGTRILVFGGMVEFGKYTNNLYELQASRWLWKKLKPRVPRNGSPPCPRIGHSFTLAGNKCYLFGGMANDSDDPNGNIPRYMADFFELELQSGSGARAWNIPDTKGGGPSARESHTAVAYTNAGSPKLYIFGGMQGHRLNDMWQLDLDTMVWSLPNIQGSTPTARSLHSATVIGNRMFIFGGWIRAPESEQSGPSQPEWICSNSLSILDLDTMSWQSQGPEQLDDIVSQPQSQAAQTDDLYASWPKARAGHCAASVGSRMYVWSGRDGYRKNCNYQVCCKDLWYLETERPTTPEAVQLIKSTVSMLHVAWRPLMAADCYLLQIQPVSVAAPQGDQSRTDGQEAKDKDSTGVPQPKSDAAHNKDTTYLNESTQQKKSSKVSNGSKEAQINGKKNAASETDKSSDSKHCENLDHQQSASPAVWHDVGVFKTLFSEVSHFFLPADSDEVTATGRPPGNKERKKRPGPLDYQDRDKQDLTPGQTYRFRVAGINCFGQGDFSAVSEFKTCLPGFPGAPSAVKINKVNDLVHITWEAPPSPSGRILEYSMYMAVKKSRSASSDRPGELAFIHIYRGTKTSCSVNSTQLENAHIDFSASNRPAVVFRIAAKNEMGYGPATQIRWIQDPSKVRSGSKTDSAITHQDEADSSS
- the hcfc2 gene encoding host cell factor 2 isoform X2, with translation METRWRKVHSVTGVIPRSRHGHRAVAIRELIIVFGGGNEGIAEDLHVYNTVSKQWFLPAVRGDIPPGCASHGFVCEGTRILVFGGMVEFGKYTNNLYELQASRWLWKKLKPRVPRNGSPPCPRIGHSFTLAGNKCYLFGGMANDSDDPNGNIPRYMADFFELELQSGSGARAWNIPDTKGGGPSARESHTAVAYTNAGSPKLYIFGGMQGHRLNDMWQLDLDTMVWSLPNIQGSTPTARSLHSATVIGNRMFIFGGWIRAPESEQSGPSQPEWICSNSLSILDLDTMSWQSQGPEQLDDIVSQPQSQAAQTDDLYASWPKARAGHCAASVGSRMYVWSGRDGYRKNCNYQVCCKDLWYLETERPTTPEAVQLIKSTVSMLHVAWRPLMAADCYLLQIQPVSVAAPQGDQSRTDGQEAKDKDSTGVPQPKSDAAHNKDTTYLNESTQQKKSSKVSNGSKEAQINGKKNAASETDKSSDSKHCENLDHQQSASPAVWHDVGVFKTLFSEVSHFFLPADSDEVTATGRPPGNKERKKRPGPLDYQDRDKQDLTPGQTYRFRVAGINCFGQGDFSAVSEFKTCLPGFPGAPSAVKINKVNDLVHITWEAPPSPSGRILEYSMYMAVKKSRSASSDRPGELAFIHIYRGTKTSCSVNSTQLENAHIDFSASNRPAVVFRIAAKNEMGYGPATQIRWIQDPSKVRSGSKTDSAITHQDEADR